A single Panthera tigris isolate Pti1 chromosome A3, P.tigris_Pti1_mat1.1, whole genome shotgun sequence DNA region contains:
- the SLPI gene encoding antileukoproteinase, with the protein MQSGGLFPLVLLALGTLVPWTVEGAGNSLKAGACPPVKPGRCLNVFETPECQSDWQCPGRKICCSDACGIRCLDPVISDQTCMKPGKCPVVNGRCLILNPPNHCETDQQCVGDFKCCRGLCGKACVEPEQA; encoded by the exons ATGCAGTCCGGTGGCCTCTTCCCCCTCGTGCTTCTTGCCCTGGGCACCCTGGTACCTTGGACTGTGGAAGGTGCTGGAaatt CGTTGAAAGCTGGAGCCTGCCCTCCTGTAAAACCTGGTCGATGCCTTAACGTATTTGAGACCCCTGAGTGCCAGAGTGACTGGCAGTGTCCAGGGAGGAAGATCTGCTGCTCCGATGCTTGCGGAATCAGATGCCTGGACCCTGTCATCTCTGACCAaa CGTGTATGAAGCCTGGCAAGTGTCCTGTGGTCAATGGCCGGTGTCTGATCCTCAATCCCCCCAACCACTGTGAGACAGACCAACAGTGCGTGGGTGACTTCAAGTGCTGTAGGGGCCTGTGCGGGAAAGCCTGCGTGGAACCTGAACAAG CCTGA